The following are encoded together in the Lathyrus oleraceus cultivar Zhongwan6 chromosome 3, CAAS_Psat_ZW6_1.0, whole genome shotgun sequence genome:
- the LOC127131066 gene encoding uncharacterized protein LOC127131066 yields MLVKEFIMNISKERDNKRSKEFRKVYVRGTCVDISPEIINRFLGRNEEEQAEIEVSDNVIYKEITAKQVKEWPRKGKLFASTLGVKYVVLHKIGGANWVPTNHTSNIAIALGKFIYIVGTKSNFDFGAYVFYHTMKHVASYAVKMVIAFPSLIYRVILSQHPSILINSESTCKRDPPLSLHYSLFTGKHVPDIVMTSGHTSSRSIDRTSILTKMKDTCKTLDETIKNCGEKADGTGEEEDNKDKTITSDEEETSSDED; encoded by the exons ATGTTGGTCAAAGAGTTTATTATGAACATCTCCAAAGAGCGTGACAACAAAAGAAGCAAAGAATTCAGAAAAGTGTATGTCAGAGGTACATGTGTGGATATTTCTCCTGAAATAATCAACAGGTTCTTGGGAAGAAATGAAGAAGAACAAGCTGAAATTGAAGTCTCAGACAATGTCATCTACAAAGAGATCACTGCTAAGCAAGTAAAAGAATGGCCAAGGAAAGGAAAATTGTTTGCTAGTACCTTGGGTGTCAAGTATGTTGTTCTCCACAAAATTGGAGGTgctaattgggtgcctaccaaTCACACCTCCAATATAGCTATTGCGCTAGGTAAGTTCATCTACATTGTTGGGACCAAGTCAAATTTTGATTTTGGGGCTTATGTTTTTTATCATACTATGAAACATGTTGCATCTTATGCTGTAAAAATGGTAATAGCTTTTCCATCTTTGATTTATAGAGTTATCTTGAGTCAACACCCTAGCATATTGATCAATTCTGAGAGTACTTGCAAAAGGGACCCTCCTCTCTCATTGCATTATAGTTTGTTCACTGGGAAACATGTCCCagatattgtcatgacatctggtCATACTTCTTCAAGGTCCATTGACAGAACAAGCATCCTTACTAAGATGAAAGACACTTGCAAGACCTTGGATGAGACTATAAAGAACT GTGGTGAGAAAGCTGATGGAACTGGTGAGGAAGAGGATAATAAAGACAAAACTATTACTAGTGATGAGGAAGAGACTAGCAGTGATGAAGATTAA